The proteins below come from a single Desulfobaccales bacterium genomic window:
- a CDS encoding DegT/DnrJ/EryC1/StrS family aminotransferase, producing the protein MNRRLDFIDLKAQQERLRPQLLERLTRVLEHGQYILGPEVFDLEERLAAYVGVKHAVTCASGTDALLMTLMAWGIGPGDAVFTTPFTFVATLEVICLVGATPVLVDIDPRTYNLDPQALEATLADFGRSPRTSGLRPRAVIPVDLFGQPADYERINALAARQGLLVLEDAAQSFGAEYQGKKAGALAHAAATSFFPAKPLGGYGDGGAIFTDEDELAEILRSIRVHGQGRHRYEHVRLGLNGRLDTLQAAVLLCKLEIFPEEVARRQEVAERYSQALAGAFTVPYVADGCRSVWAQYSLQSPRREEFRARLEAAGIPTAVYYPLPLHLQPAYAFLGYRAGDFPVSEAVAQRIFSLPMHPYLSLSDQDRIIQLLLA; encoded by the coding sequence ATGAACCGACGCCTGGATTTCATTGACCTCAAAGCCCAGCAGGAGCGCTTGCGGCCGCAGCTCCTGGAGCGCCTCACCCGCGTCCTGGAACACGGGCAGTATATCCTCGGGCCCGAAGTCTTTGATCTGGAAGAGCGCCTGGCCGCTTATGTGGGGGTCAAACACGCCGTCACCTGCGCCTCGGGCACCGACGCCCTGCTCATGACCCTGATGGCCTGGGGGATCGGCCCTGGCGACGCAGTCTTCACCACCCCTTTCACCTTCGTGGCCACCCTGGAGGTCATCTGTCTCGTGGGGGCCACCCCGGTCCTGGTGGATATCGACCCCCGGACCTACAACCTGGACCCTCAGGCCCTGGAAGCAACGCTGGCAGACTTCGGGCGTAGCCCCCGCACCTCGGGCTTGCGGCCCCGGGCCGTCATCCCCGTGGACCTTTTCGGGCAGCCGGCGGACTACGAGCGGATCAACGCCCTGGCGGCCCGCCAGGGGCTGCTGGTGTTGGAGGACGCCGCCCAGTCCTTCGGGGCGGAGTATCAGGGGAAAAAGGCCGGGGCTTTGGCCCACGCTGCGGCCACTTCCTTTTTCCCCGCCAAGCCCTTAGGGGGCTATGGCGACGGCGGCGCCATCTTCACCGACGAGGACGAGCTGGCGGAAATTCTCCGCTCCATCCGGGTGCACGGCCAGGGCCGCCATCGCTATGAGCACGTGCGCCTGGGACTCAACGGCCGCCTGGACACCCTCCAGGCGGCGGTGCTGCTCTGCAAGCTGGAGATCTTCCCCGAGGAGGTGGCCCGGCGTCAGGAAGTGGCGGAGCGCTATTCCCAGGCCTTGGCGGGCGCCTTTACCGTCCCCTATGTGGCCGACGGGTGCCGTTCGGTGTGGGCCCAGTACTCCCTTCAGAGCCCCCGGCGGGAGGAGTTCCGGGCCCGGCTGGAGGCGGCGGGCATCCCCACCGCGGTATACTACCCCCTGCCTTTGCATCTACAGCCGGCCTATGCGTTTTTGGGCTACCGGGCCGGCGATTTCCCGGTGAGCGAGGCGGTGGCCCAGCGCATCTTCAGCCTCCCCATGCACCCTTATCTCTCTTTGTCAGACCAGGACCGCATCATCCAGCTTCTCCTTGCCTGA
- a CDS encoding sigma-54 dependent transcriptional regulator, with protein MSAPRILVVDDEQIARENLEYVLAKEGYEVVAVESGERALEELEGGEFDLVLTDLRLHRVDGMQVLKRTKELSPDTEVIVITGYATVASAVAAMQQGAYHYLAKPYQNEEVRLLVRQALEKRGLRLEVRELKRQVAAHGAIPSLIGNHPKMVALKETIAQIAPTDCNVLILGETGTGKELVARALHALSPRAGKRFLAVNCGAFSEELLASELFGHEKGAFTGAHSVKKGLLEVASGGTFFLDEVGDMPLAMQVKLLRVIQEKVLLRVGGVEEIPVDVRLVAASNKDLRQEVAQGRFRQDLYYRLNVVTLMVPPLAERRDDIPLLCQHFLAQVAARQGKRIESIAPEVMEVLLHYEFPGNVRELENIIERAVTLATGPVIELAHLPPDLQQRSLQMTRHQRREFLTLEENEKEYIAWILKQVQGNRTRAAEILGIDRVSLWRKLKRYGLA; from the coding sequence ATGAGCGCCCCCCGGATCCTGGTGGTGGATGACGAGCAGATCGCCCGGGAAAACCTGGAGTATGTCCTGGCCAAGGAAGGCTATGAGGTGGTGGCGGTGGAGAGCGGCGAGCGGGCCCTGGAAGAGCTGGAGGGCGGCGAGTTCGACCTGGTTCTCACCGACCTGCGGCTCCACCGGGTGGACGGCATGCAGGTGTTGAAGCGCACCAAGGAGCTCTCCCCGGATACCGAAGTGATCGTCATTACCGGCTACGCCACCGTGGCCAGCGCCGTGGCGGCCATGCAGCAGGGCGCCTACCACTATCTGGCCAAGCCCTATCAGAACGAGGAGGTGCGACTGCTGGTGCGCCAGGCTCTGGAAAAGCGGGGCCTGCGCCTGGAGGTGCGGGAACTGAAACGCCAGGTGGCGGCCCACGGCGCCATCCCCTCCCTCATCGGCAATCATCCCAAGATGGTTGCCTTAAAGGAGACTATCGCCCAGATCGCCCCCACCGACTGCAATGTCCTCATTTTGGGGGAGACCGGCACCGGCAAGGAGCTGGTGGCCCGGGCCCTCCACGCCTTGAGCCCCCGGGCCGGCAAGCGCTTCCTGGCGGTCAACTGCGGCGCCTTCAGCGAGGAGCTGCTGGCCAGCGAGCTCTTCGGCCATGAGAAGGGGGCCTTCACCGGCGCCCACAGCGTCAAAAAGGGGCTGCTGGAAGTGGCCAGCGGCGGCACCTTCTTCCTGGATGAGGTGGGCGATATGCCCCTGGCCATGCAGGTGAAGCTCCTCAGGGTCATCCAGGAAAAGGTCCTGCTGAGGGTGGGCGGGGTGGAGGAGATTCCGGTAGATGTCCGTCTGGTGGCCGCCAGCAACAAGGACCTGCGCCAGGAGGTGGCCCAGGGCCGCTTCCGCCAGGACCTCTACTACCGCCTCAATGTGGTCACCCTGATGGTGCCGCCCCTGGCTGAGCGCCGGGATGACATCCCTCTCTTGTGCCAGCATTTTCTGGCGCAGGTGGCGGCCCGCCAAGGCAAACGCATCGAGAGCATCGCCCCGGAGGTCATGGAGGTTCTCCTCCACTATGAATTTCCGGGAAACGTCCGGGAGCTGGAGAACATCATCGAGCGGGCGGTGACCCTGGCCACCGGGCCGGTCATCGAACTGGCCCATCTGCCGCCGGACCTGCAGCAGCGCAGCCTGCAGATGACCCGCCACCAGCGCCGGGAATTCCTGACCCTGGAGGAAAACGAGAAGGAGTATATCGCCTGGATCCTGAAGCAGGTCCAGGGGAACCGCACCCGGGCGGCGGAGATCCTGGGGATTGACCGGGTCTCCCTGTGGCGCAAACTCAAGCGCTACGGCTTGGCCTGA
- a CDS encoding DUF523 and DUF1722 domain-containing protein, whose product MTVSEAGKIRLGISACLLGQPVRYDGGHKLDRFIVDTLGKFVEFVPVCPEVECGLPVPREAMRLVGDPHHPRLVTVRSGIDHTERMLTWARRRVAELEKEELCGFIFKSDSPSSGMERVKVYTSQGMPSKTGVGMFARVFMEHFPLLPVEEEGRLHDPKLRETFIEAIFTLKRWRECLAQGQSAAALVDFHTRHKLLLMAHSPKHLREMGQLVAKVRELPLADVFERYQRLLLEALRLKTTIKKNTNVLHHLMGYFKKELSAEEKQELLEIIGHYHAGLLPLIVPVTLINHYVRKYSQPYLMTQYYLNPHPLELQLRNHA is encoded by the coding sequence ATGACGGTTTCGGAAGCCGGCAAGATACGCTTAGGCATCAGCGCCTGCCTCCTGGGGCAGCCGGTGCGCTACGACGGCGGCCACAAGCTGGACCGCTTCATCGTGGACACCCTGGGAAAGTTTGTGGAATTTGTCCCGGTCTGCCCGGAGGTGGAGTGCGGCCTGCCGGTGCCCCGGGAGGCCATGCGCCTGGTGGGGGATCCCCACCACCCCCGGCTGGTGACGGTGCGCAGCGGCATTGACCATACCGAGCGGATGCTAACGTGGGCCCGCCGCCGGGTGGCGGAGCTGGAAAAAGAGGAGCTGTGCGGTTTCATCTTCAAAAGCGACTCCCCCTCCAGCGGCATGGAGCGGGTCAAGGTCTATACCTCCCAGGGCATGCCCAGCAAGACCGGGGTGGGGATGTTCGCCCGGGTCTTCATGGAGCACTTTCCCCTCCTGCCGGTGGAAGAGGAGGGCCGGCTCCATGACCCCAAGCTCCGGGAGACCTTCATCGAGGCCATCTTCACCTTGAAGCGCTGGCGGGAATGTCTGGCTCAGGGCCAGAGCGCCGCCGCCCTGGTGGATTTCCATACCCGCCATAAGCTGCTCCTGATGGCCCACAGTCCCAAGCATCTCCGGGAGATGGGGCAGTTGGTGGCCAAGGTGCGGGAGCTCCCCCTCGCTGACGTCTTTGAGCGCTATCAGCGGCTGCTTTTGGAGGCCTTGCGCCTTAAGACCACCATCAAAAAGAACACCAATGTGCTGCACCATCTCATGGGCTATTTCAAAAAGGAGCTCTCCGCCGAGGAAAAGCAGGAGCTTCTGGAGATCATCGGCCACTATCATGCGGGCCTGCTTCCCCTCATCGTGCCGGTGACCCTCATCAACCATTACGTCCGCAAATACAGCCAGCCATATCTTATGACCCAGTATTACCTGAATCCCCACCCCCTGGAGCTACAGCTGCGCAATCACGCCTGA
- a CDS encoding glycosyl hydrolase family 28-related protein: MSRKMMVCLMCFALLGAAMAEAGVKTSNQFFYKPSLGARGTAEMSQFDAGLDLVDAHLGKYKTLGDPGYETLAAALSTIGSTPVSLVIPAGTVNITANTTIPANVHLVVQRGGIFNIANGVTLTINGPLTAGLYQIFALTGTGKASFADGTVKEVYPQWWGAKGDGTTDCAAAFQAAINGLGFTGTVHIPTGEYVLNSGLTLYKGIVLRGDRPRMRFGNLSSGSAITVTGGKSGGPLGLNTGVYLAMENLRLVADGTYTAGNYKAGVHGVYITNQEMTFRNLEICGFDQAVKMTNGAYCINFHDSSFRFNNYGIYIDCTETVPRIFFSGCAISNNNYGIYNKLGVTTLSNCNFDYNLRGHVAGNETRVSGFIAATLNFISTHFENLSSYSPPQTYYRINNSNGDMVLINCQLTDDVSAYPVINNNSGILDLENCHFRMPEGKYLINGGLVRVKNSFYQDTTENRARFSRQHSGIYNNGFETGDLTGWTMDVGSQGVVINTDKYDGSYCLRLTRTSSTAGTEVVSQRNPIPAGANELNLSVFYKNTQNEISWNDIKFYNASGNEVGSASLSLLGNVTNWTKAKGNYLVPVGAVSFTVRFKVTSAWNGTYLFIDEVYAHWK; this comes from the coding sequence ATGAGCAGAAAGATGATGGTGTGCCTGATGTGTTTCGCCCTGCTGGGGGCGGCCATGGCTGAAGCCGGGGTGAAGACCAGCAACCAGTTTTTCTACAAGCCGAGCCTCGGGGCCAGGGGCACGGCAGAGATGAGCCAGTTCGACGCCGGCCTGGACCTGGTGGACGCCCACCTGGGCAAATACAAGACTCTGGGAGATCCGGGTTATGAGACCCTGGCCGCGGCCTTGAGCACCATCGGTTCCACCCCGGTGAGCCTAGTCATCCCGGCGGGCACGGTGAACATCACCGCCAACACCACCATCCCGGCCAACGTCCACCTGGTGGTGCAGCGGGGAGGGATCTTCAACATTGCCAACGGCGTCACCCTGACCATCAATGGGCCGCTGACCGCCGGCCTGTACCAAATCTTTGCCTTAACCGGCACAGGAAAGGCCTCGTTTGCCGATGGCACCGTCAAAGAGGTATACCCCCAATGGTGGGGGGCCAAGGGAGATGGCACCACTGACTGCGCCGCGGCCTTCCAGGCGGCGATAAATGGTCTCGGCTTTACGGGCACCGTGCACATTCCCACCGGGGAATACGTGCTTAATAGCGGCTTGACCCTTTACAAGGGCATTGTATTGCGAGGGGACCGGCCAAGGATGAGGTTCGGGAACCTTTCCTCCGGAAGCGCCATCACGGTGACTGGGGGCAAATCCGGCGGACCGCTCGGCCTTAACACTGGTGTTTATTTGGCCATGGAGAACCTGCGGCTGGTGGCCGACGGCACCTACACGGCAGGCAACTATAAGGCAGGGGTTCATGGGGTCTATATTACCAACCAAGAAATGACCTTCCGCAACCTGGAAATCTGTGGGTTTGACCAGGCTGTTAAAATGACTAATGGCGCATATTGCATCAACTTTCACGACTCGTCTTTCCGCTTTAACAATTATGGTATTTATATTGATTGCACGGAAACAGTTCCGCGCATATTCTTCAGCGGGTGCGCCATTTCAAATAATAATTATGGCATCTATAACAAATTAGGTGTAACCACTTTATCCAATTGTAATTTCGATTACAACCTGCGGGGTCATGTGGCTGGCAATGAGACCAGAGTTTCTGGCTTCATTGCCGCAACCCTCAATTTCATCTCGACCCACTTTGAAAACTTGTCATCCTACTCCCCTCCACAGACGTACTACCGTATCAACAATTCAAATGGCGATATGGTTTTGATCAACTGTCAGTTAACTGATGACGTCTCTGCTTACCCCGTCATCAACAATAATTCGGGAATTCTGGATCTAGAAAATTGTCATTTCCGGATGCCCGAGGGAAAATACCTTATCAATGGCGGCCTGGTTAGGGTAAAGAATTCCTTTTACCAGGATACCACCGAAAACCGGGCCAGATTTTCCCGCCAACACTCCGGAATTTATAACAACGGTTTTGAGACCGGCGACCTCACGGGCTGGACCATGGATGTGGGCAGCCAGGGAGTAGTGATCAACACCGACAAGTATGACGGTAGCTATTGCCTGCGATTGACCAGAACCAGCTCGACGGCGGGAACGGAAGTCGTGAGCCAACGAAACCCCATCCCCGCGGGCGCAAACGAACTCAACCTGAGCGTTTTCTACAAAAACACGCAAAATGAAATATCCTGGAATGACATCAAATTTTACAATGCCAGTGGCAACGAAGTCGGCTCGGCCTCCCTTTCTCTTCTGGGGAATGTCACCAACTGGACCAAGGCCAAAGGAAACTACCTGGTGCCGGTGGGAGCCGTTAGCTTTACCGTGCGGTTCAAAGTGACCTCAGCTTGGAATGGCACCTACCTGTTCATCGATGAAGTGTATGCTCATTGGAAATAA
- a CDS encoding S16 family serine protease, translating into MFFRRPPPPEAPKAAPELDSLRQALKQARLPEAAAQVALRELEKLEKTDPTLPEYAIGLSYLDLLLSLPWERSTPDNLNLRHVEAVLHEQHYGLMPVKERILEYLAGRMLCSLQPSRVLVVDDEEIARTNLEYILQKDGYQVDTAASALEALDKLTGREFDVVLTDLKMERMDGLQLLEAIKAKAPATEVVMITGYATVGTAVDALRKGAAHYLPKPINLEELRQTVRELAERRRLFQVSQGPVLCFGGPPGTGKTSIGQAIATALGRKFVRLSLAGMRDEAELRGHRRTYVGALPGRIISELRRLGVNNPVFMLDEIDKIGQDFRGDPAAVLLEVLDPEQNRHFVDHYLEVPFDLSRVMFIATANAVSDLPAALVDRLEVITFPGYTSREKQEIARRYLWPRQLRTHGLTGQELELTPEAVSTIIQHYTREAGLRQLNRALATLARKLARMCLQEQQRLPVTHLDAAVVEKLLGPHLYQHEIAAREDRVGVATGLVWTEFGGEIIFVEAVRMKGHKQLLLTGSLGEVLRESAQTALSYVRSHAAALGVDPDFFTDSDIHIHLPSGAIPKEGPSAGATIAVALISLLTGRPVRREVALTGELTLNGQLLPVSGVREKLLAAQRAGVQVVVLPRQNEAEVARVEEEAREGLEIILADNLREVLDRVLR; encoded by the coding sequence ATGTTTTTTCGCCGTCCCCCCCCGCCGGAAGCCCCCAAGGCGGCACCGGAACTGGACAGCCTGCGCCAGGCCCTGAAGCAGGCCCGGCTGCCGGAGGCCGCCGCCCAGGTGGCCCTGCGGGAGCTGGAAAAGCTGGAAAAGACCGACCCCACCCTGCCCGAGTATGCCATCGGGCTCAGTTATCTCGACCTGCTTCTGTCCCTGCCCTGGGAGCGCAGCACCCCGGACAACCTGAACCTGCGGCATGTGGAGGCGGTGCTCCATGAGCAGCACTACGGTCTCATGCCGGTCAAGGAGCGCATCCTGGAATACCTGGCCGGCCGCATGCTCTGCAGCCTGCAGCCCAGCCGGGTGCTGGTGGTGGATGACGAGGAAATCGCCCGCACCAACCTGGAATACATCCTTCAAAAGGACGGCTACCAGGTGGACACTGCGGCCAGCGCCCTGGAGGCCCTGGACAAGCTCACAGGGCGGGAATTCGATGTGGTCCTCACCGACCTCAAGATGGAGCGCATGGACGGCCTGCAGCTCCTGGAGGCCATCAAGGCCAAGGCCCCGGCCACCGAGGTGGTGATGATCACCGGCTATGCCACCGTGGGCACCGCGGTGGACGCCCTGCGCAAGGGCGCAGCCCACTATCTCCCCAAGCCCATCAACCTGGAGGAGCTGCGCCAGACCGTCCGGGAGCTGGCCGAACGCCGGCGCCTCTTTCAGGTGAGCCAGGGGCCGGTGCTGTGTTTCGGCGGCCCGCCCGGCACCGGCAAGACCTCCATCGGCCAGGCCATCGCCACCGCCCTGGGCCGCAAGTTCGTGCGCCTGTCATTGGCCGGGATGCGGGATGAAGCGGAGCTCAGAGGCCACCGCCGCACCTACGTGGGCGCCCTCCCCGGCCGGATCATCAGTGAACTGAGGCGCCTGGGGGTCAACAACCCGGTCTTCATGCTGGATGAGATCGACAAGATCGGCCAGGATTTCCGGGGGGATCCGGCGGCGGTGCTCCTGGAGGTGCTGGATCCGGAGCAGAACCGGCATTTCGTGGATCATTACCTGGAGGTGCCCTTCGACCTCTCCCGGGTGATGTTCATCGCCACCGCCAATGCGGTGAGCGACCTGCCGGCGGCGCTGGTGGACCGGCTGGAGGTCATCACCTTCCCCGGCTACACCAGCCGGGAAAAGCAGGAGATCGCCCGCCGTTACTTATGGCCGCGGCAGTTGCGCACCCACGGCCTGACCGGGCAGGAGCTGGAGCTCACCCCCGAGGCGGTCAGCACCATCATCCAGCACTACACCCGGGAGGCGGGCTTACGCCAGCTCAACCGGGCTTTGGCCACCCTGGCCCGCAAGCTGGCCCGCATGTGCCTCCAGGAGCAGCAGCGTCTGCCAGTGACGCACCTGGACGCGGCCGTGGTGGAGAAGCTCCTGGGCCCGCACCTCTACCAGCATGAGATCGCCGCCCGGGAGGACCGGGTGGGAGTGGCTACAGGGCTGGTGTGGACCGAATTCGGCGGGGAGATCATCTTCGTGGAGGCGGTGCGTATGAAGGGCCACAAGCAGCTTCTGCTCACCGGCTCTTTGGGGGAGGTCCTCAGGGAATCGGCCCAGACCGCCTTAAGCTACGTGCGCAGCCACGCCGCCGCCTTGGGGGTGGATCCCGACTTTTTCACCGACAGCGACATCCACATTCACCTGCCCTCCGGCGCCATCCCCAAGGAGGGGCCCAGTGCCGGAGCCACCATTGCCGTGGCCCTCATTTCCCTCCTGACCGGTCGGCCGGTGCGCCGGGAGGTGGCCCTCACCGGCGAGCTCACCTTGAACGGCCAGCTGCTGCCGGTGAGCGGCGTCCGGGAGAAACTTCTGGCCGCCCAGCGGGCCGGGGTCCAGGTGGTGGTGCTGCCCCGACAGAATGAGGCGGAGGTGGCCCGGGTGGAGGAAGAGGCCAGGGAGGGTCTGGAGATCATCCTGGCCGACAACCTGAGGGAGGTCCTGGACCGGGTGCTGCGTTAG
- a CDS encoding sulfite exporter TauE/SafE family protein, with product MHEMAGNIQFIDLNSTAILFLFIVGFIGGLVSGFIGSGGAFVLTPGMMSLGVPAAVAVASNMCHKFPKALVGAIKRYKYGQVDLKLGLTMAASAAVGVQVGIKIQEWILKTWGQAGSNLYVSLSFVAVLVLVGGYVFYDAYKIARQGGGEQVSSLARRLMQIHLPPMITFKTANTRISLWFTLPIGFATGLLAATIAVGGFIGVPGMIYVLGAPGLVASATELVIAFVMGFGGTLKWALSGMVDIRLTLIILAGSLLGVQLGAIGTTYVKEHMIKVVMGTIMLIVAVSRALAVPRYLTDLGLMAVSPGMLSLLDKASFLSMCLALLVGAVIILGAMWRAEVSVAAHPEPTEESWG from the coding sequence ATGCATGAAATGGCAGGCAATATTCAGTTTATCGACCTGAACAGCACCGCCATCCTGTTTCTCTTCATCGTCGGCTTCATCGGCGGGCTGGTGAGCGGTTTCATCGGCTCCGGCGGCGCCTTCGTCCTCACCCCCGGGATGATGAGCCTGGGGGTGCCCGCGGCGGTGGCCGTGGCCAGCAACATGTGCCACAAGTTCCCCAAGGCCCTGGTGGGGGCCATCAAACGCTACAAGTATGGCCAGGTGGACCTGAAACTCGGCCTCACTATGGCCGCCTCCGCCGCCGTGGGAGTGCAGGTGGGCATCAAAATCCAGGAGTGGATCCTGAAGACCTGGGGCCAGGCGGGGTCCAACCTCTACGTCAGCCTCTCCTTTGTGGCGGTCCTGGTCCTGGTGGGTGGCTATGTCTTCTATGACGCCTATAAAATCGCCCGCCAAGGCGGCGGCGAGCAGGTCTCCTCCCTGGCCCGGCGGCTGATGCAGATCCACCTGCCGCCCATGATCACCTTTAAGACGGCCAACACCCGCATCTCCCTGTGGTTCACCCTGCCCATCGGCTTCGCCACCGGCCTTCTGGCCGCCACCATTGCCGTGGGCGGCTTCATCGGGGTGCCGGGCATGATTTATGTCCTGGGGGCCCCCGGCCTGGTGGCTTCGGCCACCGAACTGGTCATCGCCTTTGTCATGGGCTTCGGCGGCACCCTGAAGTGGGCCCTGAGCGGCATGGTGGATATCCGCCTCACCCTCATCATCCTGGCCGGGTCGCTTTTGGGGGTGCAGCTGGGGGCCATCGGCACCACCTATGTCAAGGAGCACATGATCAAGGTGGTCATGGGCACCATCATGCTCATCGTGGCGGTGAGCCGGGCTTTGGCGGTGCCCCGCTACCTCACGGACCTGGGCCTCATGGCGGTGAGCCCCGGGATGCTGAGCCTCCTGGACAAGGCGAGCTTTCTTTCCATGTGTCTGGCCTTGCTGGTGGGCGCCGTCATCATCCTCGGGGCCATGTGGCGGGCGGAAGTCTCCGTGGCTGCCCACCCTGAGCCCACCGAAGAATCCTGGGGATAA
- a CDS encoding ATP-binding protein codes for MHLNIRQKVIVIFAAAIVVIGLIASYSYYYLKVIEVKQHIVEMANDLREIILEIRRYEKNFLLYHSSQDLQENLHQLDLARDTLKQFYPEGETLRIAQFLRHLEAELQGYRQLMEKFLSGEAKVSPAQEEEMRERGKRLVELSRELVIFERQRILEILTSLKAQLLSAVFFFVLSGIFLTIIISRKILRPLKVIENTTLRIAKGDFRPLPVLETRDETQQVVEAFNRMVTELARRQHQLVESKKMSSLGILTAGIAHQLNNPLNNISTSCQIVLEELDGGPKELLRKMLHNIQQEVFRARDIVKGLLEFSRVRDFSLHRVPVAQVVKRAVQLISSQVPPHIDIINEVPEDLVLEIDPQRLQEVFLNLIMNAIQAIPEGPGRIHLKAEADASRRQAVLTVSDNGTGIPPEALDQIFDPFFTLKEEGVGTGLGLSIVYGIIEKHRGTIEVESKVGEGTTFIIRLPLPAAPGEEPKE; via the coding sequence ATGCATCTCAACATCCGCCAGAAGGTCATCGTCATTTTTGCCGCGGCCATCGTGGTCATCGGACTCATTGCCAGCTATTCCTACTATTACCTGAAAGTCATTGAGGTGAAGCAGCACATTGTGGAGATGGCCAATGACCTGAGGGAGATCATCCTGGAGATCAGACGCTATGAAAAAAACTTCCTCCTGTATCATTCCTCCCAGGACTTGCAGGAAAATCTCCATCAGCTCGATCTGGCCCGTGACACCCTGAAACAGTTTTATCCGGAAGGGGAGACCCTCAGGATCGCCCAATTCCTCCGGCACCTGGAGGCGGAACTCCAGGGTTACCGGCAACTGATGGAGAAATTCCTCTCCGGGGAGGCCAAGGTGAGCCCCGCCCAGGAAGAGGAGATGCGGGAGCGGGGCAAAAGGCTGGTGGAACTCTCCCGGGAGCTGGTGATTTTCGAACGGCAGCGCATCCTGGAGATCCTCACCAGCCTGAAGGCCCAACTTTTGAGCGCGGTCTTCTTTTTCGTGCTCAGCGGCATTTTCCTTACCATCATCATCAGCCGCAAAATCCTCCGCCCCTTAAAGGTCATTGAAAACACCACCCTGAGGATCGCCAAAGGAGATTTTCGGCCCCTGCCCGTCTTGGAGACCCGGGATGAGACCCAACAGGTGGTGGAGGCCTTCAACCGCATGGTGACTGAGCTCGCCCGGCGCCAGCACCAGTTGGTGGAGTCCAAAAAGATGTCCTCCCTGGGGATTCTCACCGCGGGCATCGCCCATCAGCTCAACAATCCCTTGAACAACATCTCCACCTCCTGTCAGATCGTGCTGGAGGAACTGGACGGCGGCCCCAAGGAGCTCTTGCGCAAGATGTTGCACAACATTCAGCAGGAGGTCTTCCGGGCCCGGGATATTGTCAAGGGATTGCTGGAGTTTTCCCGGGTGCGGGATTTCTCCTTGCATCGGGTGCCCGTGGCCCAGGTGGTGAAGCGGGCCGTGCAGCTCATCTCCAGCCAGGTGCCGCCCCATATCGACATCATTAACGAGGTGCCCGAAGATCTGGTGCTGGAGATCGACCCCCAGCGGCTGCAGGAGGTCTTTCTCAACCTGATCATGAACGCCATCCAGGCCATCCCTGAGGGGCCCGGCCGCATCCACCTGAAAGCCGAGGCCGACGCCTCCCGAAGGCAGGCGGTCCTCACCGTGTCCGACAACGGCACGGGCATCCCCCCTGAGGCCCTGGATCAGATCTTTGACCCCTTCTTCACCCTGAAGGAGGAAGGGGTGGGCACCGGCCTGGGTCTGTCCATCGTCTACGGCATCATCGAAAAGCACCGGGGCACCATTGAAGTGGAAAGCAAAGTGGGGGAGGGCACCACCTTCATTATCCGCCTGCCCCTGCCGGCGGCTCCGGGGGAGGAGCCCAAGGAATGA
- a CDS encoding L-threonylcarbamoyladenylate synthase has protein sequence MWPWQPQTAEPFFQEAREILEADGLLAVPTETFYALACHPFRTEALRRLFAVKERPPDKPILLLVADLGRVAEVADAIPPVAVRLIECFWPGPLTLILPARPELPPLITGGTGTVGVRQPRQRATLALLRALDLPLTGTSANRAGEPPACTAQEVAQALGSKLDGILDDGPCPGGLPSTVVDLTTRPPRLVRPGAISLEELRELLPDLAAAGEAHG, from the coding sequence ATGTGGCCTTGGCAGCCCCAGACTGCGGAGCCATTTTTTCAGGAAGCCCGGGAGATATTGGAGGCCGATGGGCTGCTGGCGGTGCCCACGGAGACCTTTTACGCCCTGGCCTGCCATCCCTTTCGGACTGAGGCCCTCCGGCGCCTGTTTGCAGTCAAGGAACGGCCCCCGGACAAGCCCATCCTGCTTTTGGTGGCCGACTTAGGACGGGTGGCGGAGGTGGCCGATGCCATTCCCCCAGTGGCGGTGCGCCTCATAGAGTGTTTCTGGCCGGGCCCGCTGACCTTGATTTTGCCGGCGCGGCCGGAGCTTCCGCCCCTGATCACCGGGGGCACCGGCACCGTGGGGGTGCGCCAGCCCCGGCAGCGGGCCACCCTGGCCCTGCTTAGGGCCCTGGACCTCCCCCTCACCGGCACCAGTGCCAACCGGGCCGGGGAGCCGCCGGCCTGCACCGCCCAGGAGGTGGCTCAGGCCCTGGGAAGCAAGCTGGACGGCATCCTGGATGATGGCCCCTGCCCCGGGGGGCTGCCCTCCACGGTGGTGGACCTCACCACCCGGCCGCCCCGGCTGGTGCGCCCAGGCGCGATAAGCCTGGAGGAGCTCAGGGAGCTGCTGCCGGATCTGGCCGCAGCGGGAGAGGCACATGGCTAA